One segment of Clostridium ljungdahlii DSM 13528 DNA contains the following:
- a CDS encoding Ger(x)C family spore germination protein, whose product MKIKRRILSILLVLLSSVTLCGCWNYVDIEKYSLVTGLSLDKDKKNNKYVVNAEILNFQMSGKEAKAVSNIIESKGNTIFDAMRNMINTTGNKLHWGHAKIFIISKDIAEEGIIPALDLPYRDAEMREEMYVLISNKNLAKEILQSKTITSNLKSFDIAKMIEHQRTLANAPIARVYEIINNIEGNDISPVLPLYDIQTINGKRTVELIGTAVFKGDKLVGSLNTDESKYFLFAANQIDKGLLAQKILDGNQITNITLEIFGSKTKIKPIHKNGKLSINMNIRVDASIAEIEGSKDFIQESGRQRLKQAAEESLKVSIGNTVNKVQNNYETDIFGFGKHIKSDIPSVWNDVKDKWDDTFKNMNVNINIEIQLRNSGLNSKTIQRGM is encoded by the coding sequence TTGAAAATCAAAAGAAGGATACTTTCTATTTTATTAGTGTTATTATCTTCAGTAACATTATGTGGATGTTGGAATTATGTAGATATTGAAAAATATTCACTTGTAACAGGACTTTCACTGGATAAAGATAAAAAAAACAATAAATATGTGGTAAATGCAGAAATACTGAATTTTCAAATGTCCGGGAAAGAAGCTAAAGCAGTATCAAACATAATTGAATCAAAAGGAAATACTATATTTGATGCAATGAGAAATATGATAAATACTACTGGTAATAAATTACATTGGGGGCATGCAAAAATTTTTATTATAAGCAAAGATATAGCAGAAGAAGGCATTATTCCAGCACTTGATCTACCTTACAGAGATGCTGAAATGAGAGAAGAAATGTATGTATTAATTTCAAATAAAAACCTTGCAAAGGAAATACTGCAGAGCAAAACTATAACCTCAAATTTAAAATCTTTTGATATTGCTAAAATGATAGAACATCAGAGAACACTTGCAAATGCACCTATAGCTAGGGTTTATGAGATTATAAATAATATTGAAGGAAATGATATATCACCAGTTTTACCTCTTTATGATATACAAACAATTAATGGTAAGCGGACTGTAGAATTAATTGGTACAGCTGTGTTTAAAGGTGATAAGCTTGTTGGATCTTTAAATACAGATGAATCAAAATATTTTCTTTTTGCAGCTAATCAGATTGATAAAGGGCTATTGGCTCAAAAAATTTTAGACGGGAATCAGATAACCAATATAACTTTAGAAATATTTGGAAGTAAAACAAAAATAAAACCCATACATAAGAATGGAAAGCTTAGTATCAATATGAATATTAGGGTAGATGCATCAATAGCAGAAATCGAGGGAAGTAAAGATTTTATTCAAGAAAGTGGTCGTCAAAGGCTTAAACAAGCAGCTGAAGAATCACTAAAAGTATCGATAGGAAATACAGTTAACAAGGTTCAAAATAACTATGAAACAGATATTTTTGGATTTGGCAAACATATAAAATCCGACATACCTTCAGTTTGGAATGATGTTAAAGATAAATGGGACGATACTTTTAAAAACATGAATGTAAACATAAATATTGAAATTCAGCTTAGAAACAGCGGACTTAATTCAAAAACTATTCAAAGAGGAATGTAA
- a CDS encoding NCS2 family permease produces MNVEKANKNDGGNLSFLESFFKLPENNTTVKTEILAGVTTFITMAYIIFVNPTILMQAGMNVHGLMGDAAVKAGLSAINDPIVGSIFTATCIAAAVGTFIMALYANLPFAQAPGMGLNAFFTYSVCLGMHYTWHQALAAVLVSGIIFIIITVTSIREKIVDALPFNLKLAISGGIGLFIALIGLKNAGIVISDPSTLVAFGKLTSAPVLLAIIGILITVILMARNVKGSILIGIILTTIVGIPLGVTHLTGIKVVSAPPSLAPTFFAFDFKGLLGIGKAGVVGGLTSIIMVVITFTLVDLFDTIGTLVGTAEKAGMVDENGRVKNMHKALFADSLATTIGSMLGTSTVNTYVESTSGVSAGGRTGLTSCVVGILFILSLFFSGLVGIVPTQATAPALIIVGALMIGVVTKIDFSDFTEGLPAFFAIAFMPFSYSIANGIAAAIIFYPIVKIVTGKYKEVHPIVYVLAALFIFRFAMLS; encoded by the coding sequence ATGAATGTTGAAAAAGCGAACAAAAATGACGGTGGCAATTTATCTTTTTTAGAATCATTTTTTAAATTGCCGGAAAACAATACTACTGTAAAGACAGAGATTTTAGCAGGTGTTACTACTTTTATTACTATGGCCTATATAATCTTTGTAAATCCAACTATACTTATGCAGGCAGGAATGAATGTGCATGGACTTATGGGAGATGCAGCGGTTAAAGCCGGGTTATCTGCAATAAATGATCCTATTGTAGGATCTATATTTACGGCAACTTGTATAGCAGCGGCTGTTGGAACTTTCATAATGGCACTTTATGCAAATCTACCTTTTGCACAGGCACCAGGAATGGGACTTAATGCATTTTTTACTTACAGCGTTTGTTTAGGTATGCATTATACATGGCATCAAGCATTGGCAGCAGTTTTAGTTTCAGGAATAATTTTTATTATAATAACAGTAACTTCCATAAGGGAAAAAATTGTAGATGCTCTTCCATTTAATTTAAAACTTGCTATATCAGGAGGTATCGGACTTTTTATAGCTCTTATAGGTCTAAAAAATGCAGGAATTGTAATATCAGATCCTTCTACACTGGTTGCTTTTGGAAAACTTACTAGTGCACCCGTTTTACTAGCAATTATAGGTATTTTAATTACAGTTATACTTATGGCAAGAAATGTTAAAGGATCAATTTTAATAGGAATAATATTAACTACTATAGTTGGTATACCTTTAGGAGTGACACATCTTACGGGAATAAAAGTTGTAAGTGCACCACCATCACTTGCACCTACGTTCTTTGCTTTTGATTTTAAGGGACTTTTGGGAATAGGAAAAGCAGGTGTAGTTGGAGGTTTAACTAGCATAATTATGGTAGTCATAACATTTACTTTAGTAGATTTGTTTGATACTATAGGAACACTTGTTGGAACAGCTGAAAAAGCTGGTATGGTTGATGAAAATGGAAGAGTTAAAAATATGCACAAGGCTCTTTTTGCAGATTCCCTTGCAACTACTATTGGTTCAATGCTAGGAACAAGTACTGTTAATACATATGTAGAATCTACTTCAGGTGTATCTGCAGGAGGTAGGACAGGACTTACATCATGTGTTGTTGGAATACTATTTATACTTTCATTATTCTTTAGTGGACTAGTTGGAATAGTTCCTACCCAAGCTACAGCTCCAGCACTTATAATTGTAGGGGCACTTATGATTGGAGTAGTTACTAAAATAGACTTTAGTGATTTTACAGAAGGACTTCCAGCTTTCTTTGCTATAGCATTTATGCCTTTTAGTTATAGTATAGCAAATGGTATAGCAGCAGCAATAATATTTTATCCAATAGTTAAAATAGTTACAGGAAAATATAAGGAAGTTCATCCAATAGTATATGTACTTGCAGCTTTATTCATATTTAGATTTGCTATGCTTTCATAA
- a CDS encoding GDSL-type esterase/lipase family protein produces MKMVCIGDSLTAGYGVSNSECFVSILREKLQIDILNKGVCGDTASGLLSRSYKDVIQNNPSHVLIMVGCNDFMTGRSLKLVTDNLKEIIKESLSAKIITIIGIEPLVYKKLAKEKWDSTLDYEKVSELESEYRNWIIDFCTKNSLFYADFYSCFQEKLETNTKDDLFIDGIHPTALGHKLIAECIQKTLTLIEAQNVYKKILTFKEVHKK; encoded by the coding sequence ATGAAAATGGTATGTATAGGAGACAGCTTAACTGCTGGATATGGTGTTTCTAATAGTGAATGTTTTGTATCCATTCTAAGAGAAAAACTTCAAATAGATATTTTAAACAAAGGAGTATGTGGAGATACGGCTTCGGGATTGCTGTCACGTTCTTATAAAGATGTAATTCAAAATAATCCTAGTCATGTACTCATTATGGTTGGATGTAACGACTTTATGACTGGAAGATCTCTAAAACTAGTAACAGATAATTTAAAAGAGATCATAAAAGAATCCTTATCTGCAAAAATAATTACAATAATAGGCATAGAACCTCTCGTATACAAAAAATTAGCTAAGGAAAAATGGGATAGTACTTTAGATTATGAGAAAGTAAGTGAGCTAGAAAGTGAATACAGAAATTGGATAATAGATTTTTGCACTAAAAATAGTCTTTTTTATGCAGACTTTTATAGCTGCTTTCAGGAAAAATTAGAAACAAACACCAAGGACGATTTGTTTATAGATGGAATTCATCCTACAGCACTAGGCCATAAATTAATAGCAGAATGTATACAAAAAACACTTACTCTGATAGAAGCACAAAATGTATATAAAAAAATACTTACTTTCAAAGAAGTACATAAAAAATAA
- the purF gene encoding amidophosphoribosyltransferase encodes MCTLNDKFNTCSCIDLEEDKFKDECGVFGIFSKNNIDVASLTYYGLYALQHRGQESAGIVVSDGSEFKYHKGMGLVADVFNKDILEGLKGKSAIGHVRYSTAGSSTLNNAQPLMVKYKLGSIAIAHNGTLVNADVIRGLLEDAGYIFQTSVDSEVILSLIAREAKRDIGKAVVDTVQAVKGSYAITILTENELIGVRDPNGIRPLCIGELNGDYILCSESCALDSIGANFIRDVKPGEIVIINDDGIKSINFAEKTKCETCSFEYIYFARPDSTIDDINVYTSRVKAGRILYRENPVEADVVIGVPDSGIPAALGYSEESGIPYAIGFIKNKYVGRTFIAPSQELRSKAVAVKLNPLKVNVEGKRVVIVDDSIVRGTTSGKLVEILRKAGATEVHFRVSSPVVKYPCYFGIDTPYRSQLIGSNAKIEEIRDKIGADSLGYISIDGILKSLQCTESKGYCLGCFNGIYPISVPIEKDKNYLE; translated from the coding sequence ATGTGCACTTTAAATGATAAATTTAATACTTGCTCCTGTATTGATTTGGAGGAAGATAAATTCAAGGACGAATGCGGTGTATTTGGAATATTTTCTAAGAACAATATAGATGTAGCATCTTTAACTTATTATGGACTATATGCTCTCCAGCATAGGGGGCAGGAAAGTGCAGGTATTGTAGTTTCTGATGGAAGTGAATTTAAGTATCATAAAGGGATGGGACTTGTAGCAGATGTATTTAATAAGGATATATTAGAAGGACTTAAAGGGAAAAGTGCTATAGGTCATGTAAGGTATTCTACAGCAGGCTCTAGTACTTTAAACAATGCCCAGCCGCTTATGGTGAAGTATAAACTTGGATCTATTGCTATAGCACACAATGGTACTTTGGTCAATGCAGATGTCATAAGAGGACTTTTAGAAGACGCAGGATATATCTTTCAGACATCTGTAGATTCAGAAGTTATTTTAAGTCTTATTGCAAGAGAGGCTAAGAGAGATATAGGTAAAGCTGTAGTAGATACAGTTCAGGCAGTGAAAGGTTCTTATGCCATTACTATTTTAACGGAAAATGAGCTTATAGGTGTAAGAGATCCCAATGGAATAAGACCACTTTGTATAGGCGAATTAAACGGAGATTATATACTCTGTTCTGAAAGCTGTGCCCTGGATTCTATAGGAGCAAATTTTATAAGAGATGTAAAGCCTGGAGAAATTGTAATTATAAACGATGATGGAATTAAATCTATAAATTTTGCAGAAAAGACAAAATGTGAAACCTGCTCTTTTGAATATATATATTTTGCAAGACCAGATAGTACTATAGATGATATAAATGTATATACATCAAGAGTTAAAGCAGGAAGAATACTTTATAGAGAAAACCCAGTAGAAGCAGATGTGGTTATAGGTGTCCCTGATTCGGGAATACCAGCAGCTCTTGGATATTCAGAAGAATCGGGAATACCTTATGCTATAGGATTTATAAAAAATAAATATGTAGGAAGAACATTTATTGCTCCATCCCAAGAACTTAGGTCTAAAGCAGTAGCTGTAAAGTTAAACCCTCTAAAGGTAAATGTAGAGGGAAAAAGAGTGGTAATTGTTGATGATTCCATAGTTAGAGGAACTACCAGTGGAAAACTTGTAGAAATACTTAGAAAAGCTGGAGCTACTGAAGTGCACTTTAGAGTTTCATCTCCTGTAGTTAAGTATCCTTGCTATTTTGGCATTGACACCCCTTATAGGTCTCAACTTATAGGTTCTAATGCAAAAATAGAGGAAATAAGGGATAAAATAGGAGCAGATAGTTTAGGCTATATAAGTATAGATGGAATTTTGAAATCCCTTCAATGTACTGAGTCAAAAGGATATTGTTTAGGGTGCTTTAATGGAATATACCCAATATCTGTACCTATAGAAAAAGATAAAAATTATTTAGAGTAA
- a CDS encoding TaqI-like C-terminal specificity domain-containing protein, whose amino-acid sequence MHKWRDLSILGEMYERSMEKEERKRKGSFYTPHYIVDYIVKNIMSNLDLKKNPFIKVLDPSCGSGYFLVRVYEILMEKFSQNLETIRNTFNDKTYTIETEDGLKSIDGFHYWQQENLSFHILKKCIYGADIDSIAVELTKINLSKVSGININMEDNIICCNSLIKWNQIDNVEKYKESNIQSVVKFWNTKYDYVLGNPPWVSLSRKNKMNIEDGLLKYYSENYNGNTYLPNLYEYFIKRSMEILKPGGRFGFVVPDRLSRNLQYSELRKSLLENYNILNLVFEIDFPEINTDSMIMIAENKHRKVNKIEIDIYKKRTYEMYQHEYLKNSKFKFTYCCYNQNLSIKDCIEKNSSKLKSISKTFTGFIGYSKKITPVKKNQHQVEVLKGENIKKFRVLNNYYYDFVPENIIGGTKNIEKLTFKNKLVIRKTGKNLIAALDDKGRIIEQSLYGIISTNEEFSPQYILAILNSELIQWYYLNFLITNSNSIPQIKKCNLDEIPIRHCSRQAKEDIEKLVCKIINDNDQKNMLKKILDDEIFELYNIDHNYRRIILNDIENN is encoded by the coding sequence ATGCATAAGTGGCGTGATTTATCTATACTTGGAGAAATGTATGAAAGATCAATGGAAAAGGAAGAAAGAAAACGGAAGGGGAGTTTTTATACTCCTCATTACATAGTTGACTATATAGTGAAGAATATTATGTCAAATTTAGATCTTAAGAAAAATCCTTTTATAAAAGTATTAGATCCTTCTTGTGGAAGTGGATATTTTCTAGTAAGAGTATACGAAATTTTAATGGAAAAGTTCAGTCAAAATTTAGAGACCATTAGAAATACTTTTAACGATAAAACTTATACCATTGAAACTGAAGATGGATTAAAGAGTATAGACGGATTTCACTATTGGCAGCAGGAAAATTTAAGCTTTCATATATTAAAGAAATGTATATATGGTGCAGATATAGACAGCATCGCTGTAGAGCTTACAAAAATTAATTTAAGTAAAGTCAGTGGTATAAACATTAATATGGAGGACAATATCATATGCTGCAACAGCCTTATAAAGTGGAATCAAATTGATAATGTAGAAAAATATAAGGAATCTAATATTCAATCTGTTGTTAAGTTTTGGAACACAAAATATGATTATGTACTGGGGAATCCTCCTTGGGTATCTTTAAGTCGAAAGAATAAGATGAATATAGAGGATGGATTGTTAAAGTATTATAGTGAAAATTATAATGGAAATACATATTTACCTAATTTGTATGAGTATTTTATAAAAAGGTCTATGGAAATATTAAAGCCGGGAGGAAGATTTGGATTTGTAGTTCCTGATAGGCTGTCACGAAATCTTCAATACAGTGAACTTAGAAAGAGTTTACTTGAAAATTATAATATATTAAATCTTGTGTTTGAGATAGATTTTCCGGAAATAAACACAGATTCTATGATTATGATAGCAGAAAATAAACATAGAAAAGTAAATAAAATAGAAATAGATATTTATAAGAAGAGGACATATGAAATGTATCAGCATGAATATCTGAAAAATTCAAAATTTAAGTTTACATATTGTTGTTATAATCAAAACTTAAGCATAAAGGATTGTATAGAGAAAAATAGCAGCAAATTAAAAAGCATTTCCAAGACTTTTACAGGATTTATAGGTTATAGTAAAAAAATAACTCCTGTTAAAAAAAATCAACATCAGGTTGAAGTATTAAAAGGGGAAAATATAAAAAAGTTTCGAGTTTTAAACAATTACTATTATGATTTTGTGCCTGAAAACATAATAGGCGGAACTAAAAATATAGAAAAACTTACTTTTAAAAATAAATTAGTAATAAGGAAAACTGGAAAAAATTTAATAGCAGCTTTAGATGATAAGGGACGTATAATAGAACAATCTCTATATGGAATAATAAGTACAAATGAGGAATTTTCACCTCAGTATATTTTGGCAATATTGAATTCAGAGTTAATTCAATGGTATTATTTAAATTTTTTAATTACCAACTCTAATTCTATTCCACAAATTAAAAAATGCAATTTGGATGAAATACCAATAAGACATTGCAGCAGACAAGCTAAAGAAGACATAGAAAAATTAGTTTGCAAAATTATAAATGATAATGATCAAAAAAATATGTTGAAGAAAATATTAGATGATGAGATATTTGAATTATATAATATTGATCATAATTATAGAAGAATTATATTAAATGATATTGAAAATAATTAA
- a CDS encoding spore germination protein, with translation MRNKNGKANNKISHQNYTKNCIISNSIQLNISLIKDIFNDNDTLIVRYFENQKNNNVKCCIIFFQEMIDSETINANIIKPIIENTYLNEKNSNVENILNHIIFSNNVNKTKDVNEIIESILNGNTVLFLEGTSEALIISTVGWKPRAIEEPEGEKILRGPREGFTESLMVNLSMIRRKLLIPELKFKVRVLGTQTQTKICLCYINGIVNNKILNELNKRLESIDIDGIIASSYIQELINDEPFSPFKTIGSTERPDIVAAKLLEGRIAIIVEGTPIALTVPHIFIELFQSNDDYYINFYFSSISRLLRILSFIITISLPSIFIALTTFHIEAIPTPLVISITAARQGIPFPITLEALLLLIAFEILRETGVRMPNQIGQAFSIVGALVLGQASVDARFVSAPMIIIIALTGITGLAIPKIKGGSILLRIILLMLSSILGLYGFVFGIIGILIHLFKMRSFGVPYMLSLMTLNPEDLKDTAIRAPWFYMKYRPKFIAASNLVRRSSGGKKS, from the coding sequence ATGCGTAATAAAAATGGAAAAGCCAATAATAAAATTTCACACCAAAACTATACAAAAAACTGCATAATTAGTAATTCCATTCAGCTAAATATAAGTTTAATTAAAGATATTTTTAATGATAATGATACACTTATTGTAAGATATTTTGAAAACCAGAAAAACAACAATGTTAAATGCTGTATAATCTTTTTTCAGGAAATGATAGATAGTGAAACAATAAACGCTAATATTATAAAGCCAATAATTGAAAATACATACTTAAACGAAAAAAATAGTAACGTTGAAAATATTTTAAATCACATAATTTTTTCAAATAATGTAAATAAAACTAAGGATGTAAATGAAATTATTGAATCAATCTTAAATGGTAATACCGTTCTTTTTTTAGAAGGCACATCAGAAGCTTTAATTATAAGTACCGTTGGATGGAAACCTAGAGCTATTGAAGAACCGGAAGGAGAAAAAATCCTGCGGGGACCGAGAGAAGGATTTACAGAATCTCTTATGGTGAATCTTTCTATGATAAGAAGAAAACTGTTAATTCCCGAATTAAAGTTTAAGGTCAGAGTATTAGGTACACAAACGCAAACAAAAATATGCCTATGTTATATAAACGGTATAGTTAATAACAAAATACTTAATGAGTTAAATAAAAGATTAGAAAGCATTGACATTGATGGTATTATAGCTTCTAGCTACATACAAGAGCTTATCAATGATGAACCTTTTTCACCATTTAAGACAATAGGCAGCACTGAAAGACCTGATATTGTTGCAGCAAAATTATTGGAGGGCCGTATTGCAATCATAGTAGAGGGTACCCCGATTGCATTAACTGTTCCGCATATTTTTATTGAACTTTTTCAGTCTAATGATGATTACTATATTAATTTTTATTTTTCTTCAATAAGCCGATTACTAAGAATACTGAGTTTTATAATAACTATAAGTTTGCCTTCAATTTTTATAGCATTAACCACCTTTCACATTGAAGCAATACCAACACCATTAGTTATAAGTATAACTGCAGCAAGGCAAGGCATCCCATTTCCCATTACGTTAGAAGCTTTGTTGCTGTTGATTGCATTTGAAATTCTCAGAGAAACTGGTGTGCGAATGCCAAATCAAATTGGGCAAGCTTTTAGCATAGTTGGTGCATTAGTATTAGGCCAGGCATCAGTTGATGCGAGATTTGTAAGTGCACCAATGATAATTATCATAGCACTTACAGGAATAACAGGACTTGCAATTCCCAAAATTAAAGGTGGCTCTATTTTATTAAGAATAATATTATTAATGCTTTCTTCTATATTAGGACTATATGGTTTTGTATTTGGAATAATAGGTATACTGATTCATTTATTTAAAATGCGTTCCTTTGGAGTACCTTATATGCTCAGTCTTATGACATTAAACCCTGAAGATTTAAAAGATACAGCAATAAGAGCACCTTGGTTTTATATGAAATACCGTCCAAAGTTCATTGCTGCTAGCAACTTAGTAAGAAGGTCATCTGGAGGTAAGAAAAGTTGA
- a CDS encoding GerAB/ArcD/ProY family transporter: MDRQIISNSQGICIMSMFLIGTSIVLEVAKNAKQDAWISIALGIIMSLPMIVVYSKLLNNFPEKDLYDIFQYVFGKKIGKVISVLFIWYVFHLGALVIRVFSEFVNVVSLPETPQSIFAIFLGLLCIWTVKSGIEVLGRLAMFFLPLIMVITIIIIALLYTNSHFINLKPILYNNTKQVLLGAFSSFSFPFTQSIIFTTVFHSLRNKKKIFKVFLKALLISGIFLLLSSINNVVVLGSQTTTDLYFPQFTSTRTIKIGDFIERFEIIVALIFVLMGFIKVSVCLYAASTGTAKIFNINNYGIMVGPIGLLMINLSQILYNNTIEMLYWANNIYIYYAVPFQVILPIVTLIISQIKLKSNKSKPKVF; this comes from the coding sequence GTGGATAGACAAATAATATCTAATTCTCAAGGCATATGTATAATGTCTATGTTCTTAATTGGTACTTCTATTGTGCTAGAAGTTGCTAAAAATGCGAAACAAGATGCTTGGATATCCATAGCACTTGGAATAATTATGTCACTGCCAATGATTGTTGTTTATTCAAAGCTACTTAATAATTTTCCTGAAAAAGATCTGTATGATATTTTTCAGTATGTATTTGGTAAAAAAATTGGTAAAGTAATTTCAGTATTATTTATCTGGTATGTATTCCACTTGGGTGCTTTAGTAATAAGAGTTTTTTCTGAATTTGTAAATGTAGTTTCATTGCCTGAAACGCCTCAATCTATTTTTGCTATTTTTCTCGGTCTATTGTGTATTTGGACTGTAAAATCTGGCATTGAAGTTTTAGGTCGTTTAGCTATGTTTTTTTTACCATTGATTATGGTAATTACAATAATTATCATAGCTCTTCTTTATACTAATTCCCACTTTATAAATTTAAAACCTATATTATATAATAATACAAAGCAGGTTTTGCTAGGAGCATTTTCTTCTTTTTCTTTTCCATTTACTCAATCAATTATCTTTACCACAGTTTTTCATTCACTTAGAAATAAAAAGAAAATATTTAAAGTATTTCTTAAAGCATTGTTAATAAGTGGTATATTTCTTTTATTGTCTTCTATTAATAATGTAGTTGTTTTAGGTTCTCAAACAACTACAGATTTATATTTTCCCCAATTTACATCCACAAGAACGATAAAAATAGGTGATTTTATTGAAAGATTTGAAATTATTGTTGCATTAATATTTGTACTCATGGGATTTATTAAGGTAAGTGTGTGCTTGTATGCAGCATCAACTGGAACTGCTAAAATTTTCAATATAAATAATTACGGAATAATGGTTGGTCCCATAGGACTTCTTATGATAAATTTATCACAAATACTATATAATAATACTATAGAAATGCTTTACTGGGCTAATAATATATACATTTACTATGCTGTTCCGTTTCAAGTAATCTTACCGATAGTAACATTGATTATTTCACAGATAAAATTAAAATCAAATAAATCGAAACCAAAGGTATTTTAG
- the purE gene encoding 5-(carboxyamino)imidazole ribonucleotide mutase: protein MKVAIIFGSSSDIDKMKGAAKALKEFDIQYEAYILSAHRVPEKLLETVKKLEEEGCECIISGAGLAAHLPGVIAANTIIPVIGVPLNAAISGLDSLFSIVQMPKSIPVATVGINNSYNAGMLAVEILALKYSEIKKKLIEYRKNMKEKFINENGKGVEL, encoded by the coding sequence ATGAAAGTAGCAATTATATTTGGAAGTAGTTCCGACATTGACAAGATGAAAGGAGCTGCCAAAGCCTTAAAAGAATTTGATATTCAATATGAGGCATATATTTTATCAGCTCACAGGGTTCCGGAAAAGCTTTTGGAAACTGTAAAAAAATTAGAAGAAGAAGGCTGTGAATGTATTATTTCAGGTGCTGGTCTTGCAGCACACCTTCCAGGAGTTATTGCAGCTAATACAATTATTCCAGTTATAGGAGTTCCACTTAATGCAGCTATTTCTGGACTTGATTCTCTCTTTTCAATAGTACAGATGCCAAAATCTATACCTGTAGCTACAGTTGGAATAAATAACAGTTACAATGCAGGCATGCTGGCAGTAGAGATTTTAGCACTTAAATATTCTGAAATTAAAAAGAAATTAATTGAATATAGAAAAAATATGAAAGAAAAGTTTATAAATGAAAATGGAAAAGGAGTGGAATTATAA
- the purC gene encoding phosphoribosylaminoimidazolesuccinocarboxamide synthase has protein sequence MEKGKMIYEGKAKKVYETEDKDKVIIYYKDDATAFNGEKKGQISDKGVLNNTITSMLFELLEKHGIETHFEQKLNDREQLCKKVEIVPLEVIVRNVAAGSMAKRLGLEEGSALKTTVYELSYKNDELGDPLINDYHAVGIGAATFDELKTIYKMTESINNILKEFFLRQGIKLIDFKLEFGKFNEKILLADEISPDTCRLWDAKTNEKLDKDRFRRDMGNVKEAYVEILKRISKN, from the coding sequence ATGGAAAAAGGAAAAATGATATATGAAGGAAAAGCAAAAAAGGTATATGAGACAGAAGACAAAGACAAGGTAATAATTTATTATAAAGATGATGCTACAGCTTTTAATGGAGAGAAAAAGGGACAAATATCAGATAAAGGAGTATTAAATAATACAATTACTTCAATGCTCTTTGAGCTGCTTGAAAAACATGGTATAGAAACTCACTTTGAGCAAAAATTAAATGATAGAGAACAACTTTGTAAAAAGGTAGAAATAGTTCCTCTAGAAGTAATTGTTAGAAATGTAGCAGCAGGGAGTATGGCAAAGAGATTGGGACTAGAGGAAGGCAGCGCACTTAAAACTACAGTATATGAATTAAGCTATAAAAATGATGAACTTGGAGATCCTCTTATAAATGATTATCATGCAGTTGGAATTGGAGCTGCTACTTTTGATGAGCTTAAAACTATATATAAGATGACAGAATCTATAAACAATATTTTAAAAGAATTTTTCTTAAGACAGGGAATAAAATTAATAGATTTTAAATTGGAATTTGGAAAATTCAATGAAAAAATACTTTTAGCTGATGAGATATCACCAGATACATGTAGACTATGGGATGCAAAAACTAATGAAAAATTAGATAAAGATAGATTTAGAAGAGATATGGGAAATGTAAAAGAAGCCTATGTAGAAATATTGAAGAGAATAAGTAAAAATTAG